The Xenorhabdus doucetiae genome has a window encoding:
- a CDS encoding type II toxin-antitoxin system RelE/ParE family toxin, with amino-acid sequence MSEGQKSPKIDVYETRCFSKALSKLPENLLAVVEDEIEKIIDDPEIGEQKKGDLSFLRVHKFQLNNLLTLLGYHWVEEKIELYLLNFGSHENFYQEQKRHRKDDLKFIK; translated from the coding sequence ATGTCAGAAGGACAAAAAAGTCCCAAGATTGATGTTTATGAAACAAGGTGTTTCTCTAAAGCGTTATCTAAGTTACCTGAAAATCTTCTTGCCGTCGTGGAAGATGAGATAGAGAAAATTATCGACGACCCAGAAATTGGCGAACAGAAGAAAGGCGATTTAAGTTTTCTTCGCGTTCACAAATTTCAGTTAAATAACCTGCTAACCTTGCTTGGATATCATTGGGTTGAAGAAAAGATAGAGCTATACCTGTTAAATTTTGGTTCTCATGAAAATTTTTATCAGGAACAAAAGCGACACAGGAAAGACGATTTAAAGTTTATTAAATAG
- a CDS encoding TA system antitoxin ParD family protein: MAISIRLDDDFVSDVKVHAEASSRSVPKQIEHWAKIGRIAEENPDLPYSFILESLLAKSEVNNGKVSRYVRRTKKSQD, from the coding sequence ATGGCTATTAGTATCCGTTTAGATGATGACTTCGTTAGCGATGTAAAGGTTCACGCAGAAGCTTCAAGCAGGAGTGTACCAAAGCAGATTGAGCATTGGGCAAAAATAGGTCGCATCGCCGAAGAGAACCCTGATTTGCCGTACTCCTTTATCCTTGAGTCGTTACTGGCGAAAAGCGAAGTCAATAATGGTAAGGTGTCGCGTTATGTCAGAAGGACAAAAAAGTCCCAAGATTGA
- a CDS encoding Rpn family recombination-promoting nuclease/putative transposase, whose protein sequence is MGNKDERPNHDELFKYVLTQSNTAKAFLSLYLPEHVRSLCHFPTLRLEPGSFIDEKLRKLYTDVLYSVETVQGEGYIYCVIEHQSTPDPMMAWRLMQYSVSVMASHLKNGHKKLPLVVPLLFYHGKTQPYPYSMQWLDCFDQPEQAVRLYSQPFPLVDLSVLSDDEILTHPKAVAMLEWVQKHIRERDMHTWLNGLIMILGTGDNTKEQVEVLLRYLLHNGHGQNFTQIIHHIANQLPEDKNMVMTIAEELKQEGRREGLEQGLEQGREQGREQGLEQGREQGREQGKLETARAFLQNGVSVDIIIRSTGLSREQIEALRH, encoded by the coding sequence GTGGGAAACAAGGACGAAAGACCGAATCATGATGAATTATTCAAGTATGTTTTAACACAATCCAATACAGCCAAAGCATTTTTATCGTTATACCTGCCGGAACATGTCCGGTCGTTATGCCATTTCCCGACCCTACGATTAGAGCCGGGAAGCTTTATCGACGAAAAATTAAGGAAACTGTATACGGATGTTCTGTACTCGGTTGAAACGGTGCAAGGCGAGGGATATATTTATTGCGTGATTGAACATCAGTCAACGCCTGATCCGATGATGGCATGGCGGTTGATGCAGTATTCGGTGTCAGTGATGGCAAGTCACCTGAAAAACGGGCATAAAAAATTGCCGCTGGTCGTGCCCTTGCTGTTTTATCATGGAAAAACCCAGCCTTATCCTTATTCAATGCAGTGGCTGGATTGTTTTGACCAACCGGAGCAGGCAGTGCGTCTGTATAGCCAGCCGTTTCCGTTAGTGGATCTCAGTGTACTCAGTGATGACGAGATCTTGACCCACCCTAAAGCGGTTGCCATGCTGGAGTGGGTTCAGAAACATATCCGCGAGCGTGATATGCACACCTGGCTCAACGGGCTGATTATGATACTGGGCACGGGAGATAATACAAAAGAGCAGGTTGAAGTTCTGCTTCGCTACTTATTGCATAATGGCCATGGGCAGAATTTTACGCAAATAATCCATCATATAGCTAACCAATTGCCGGAGGACAAAAATATGGTGATGACCATTGCAGAAGAATTGAAACAAGAAGGGCGAAGGGAAGGACTTGAACAAGGACTAGAACAAGGCCGTGAACAAGGCCGTGAACAAGGACTTGAACAGGGCCGTGAACAAGGCCGTGAACAAGGTAAATTGGAAACCGCCCGTGCATTTTTACAAAACGGCGTGAGTGTGGATATCATTATTCGCAGTACAGGACTGAGCCGGGAGCAGATTGAAGCGTTAAGGCATTGA
- a CDS encoding RpnC/YadD family protein: MVMTIAEELKQEGRREGLEQGLEQGREQGREEGKLETARAFLQNGVSVDIIIRSTGLSREKVEALRH, translated from the coding sequence ATGGTGATGACCATTGCAGAAGAATTGAAACAAGAAGGGCGAAGGGAAGGACTTGAACAAGGACTTGAACAGGGCCGTGAGCAAGGCCGTGAAGAAGGTAAATTGGAAACCGCCCGTGCATTTTTACAAAACGGCGTGAGTGTGGATATCATTATTCGCAGTACAGGGCTAAGCCGGGAAAAGGTTGAAGCATTACGGCATTGA
- a CDS encoding DUF7823 domain-containing protein — protein MEKSDKALHVTADGVTYYIGISGSFTQATQADGNTYYSLYYRDYNYSQIQPLITILKQTGQTKRFELSWK, from the coding sequence ATTGAGAAAAGTGACAAAGCCCTTCATGTAACAGCCGATGGTGTAACCTATTATATTGGTATTTCCGGTAGCTTCACCCAAGCCACCCAAGCCGACGGTAATACATATTATTCTCTTTATTATCGAGATTATAATTATTCTCAGATACAACCTTTAATTACCATATTGAAGCAAACGGGTCAAACCAAGCGTTTTGAACTCAGTTGGAAATAA
- a CDS encoding Ig-like domain-containing protein: MKTYINNKFIRLLPYIGSLFLLSISMNASAAIKLGKIELTSTNQDIIGDGEQAYSYRVKVTDADSGDAMPDLSFDADKVTWSVVDASDNNYDYGKLQEEGKLFFGDQRLITDKHGYLTATLASTVGVNTVLAKLDIVTKDDKQERIANTPVNFTAPEKPTGLLVYNQDVSQYGGTNVTNQPEPIVGLAYKFFSSGNGPVNLPDRTIAELRDAANTPVFDPDSETAIAEVTRGSTAVVYNPEFGKFYLGKMNGGDAPALGLTELKLSVINDKTGAIKAYTHTLNYQRQLTNIMSINSATGAGYVTNDNDCSSGKYGGNPGQSYTLTAVNLSEIIPVSGVSQGITLLEEYPDLRHWTLLSWADSKHAVAPDSVKLMVKDDRPGVPTVGKLVTYDISTKQITDVIPASLPTNKSYAFLCVIHKK, from the coding sequence ATGAAAACCTATATTAATAATAAGTTTATCCGATTATTGCCTTATATCGGTTCTTTGTTTTTGCTATCGATATCCATGAACGCCTCTGCGGCCATTAAGCTTGGCAAGATTGAACTCACATCGACCAATCAGGATATTATTGGCGACGGAGAACAGGCTTATTCTTATCGGGTAAAAGTGACCGATGCAGACAGTGGTGATGCCATGCCTGATTTGTCCTTTGATGCCGATAAGGTAACTTGGAGCGTGGTCGATGCCAGTGACAACAATTATGATTACGGCAAGCTGCAAGAGGAAGGTAAGTTGTTTTTTGGCGATCAACGCCTGATTACCGATAAGCATGGCTACTTAACGGCAACGTTGGCCAGTACTGTCGGTGTTAATACGGTGTTGGCCAAACTGGATATTGTGACGAAAGATGACAAACAGGAAAGAATTGCTAACACTCCCGTGAACTTTACAGCACCAGAAAAGCCGACTGGATTGCTTGTTTACAATCAGGATGTTTCCCAGTATGGAGGAACTAATGTGACAAATCAACCGGAACCAATAGTTGGACTAGCCTATAAATTCTTTAGTAGTGGGAATGGACCTGTTAACCTCCCAGACCGTACGATAGCAGAGCTACGGGATGCTGCAAATACACCTGTTTTCGATCCTGATAGTGAAACAGCCATAGCTGAAGTTACCCGTGGCAGTACGGCGGTCGTTTACAACCCCGAATTTGGTAAGTTCTATCTGGGTAAAATGAATGGAGGTGACGCTCCAGCACTGGGTTTGACAGAGCTTAAGTTGAGTGTGATCAACGATAAGACGGGAGCAATAAAAGCCTACACTCATACACTAAATTATCAGCGGCAGTTGACAAATATAATGTCTATTAACAGCGCTACAGGGGCGGGTTATGTTACTAATGATAATGACTGTAGTAGTGGCAAGTATGGTGGTAATCCAGGTCAATCCTACACGCTTACAGCCGTGAATTTGTCGGAGATTATACCAGTATCTGGGGTAAGTCAGGGTATAACTCTATTGGAAGAATATCCCGACCTGAGACATTGGACCCTGCTTTCGTGGGCTGATTCGAAGCATGCGGTTGCCCCAGACAGCGTCAAACTCATGGTGAAAGATGACAGGCCCGGGGTACCAACGGTTGGCAAGTTAGTTACATATGATATATCTACCAAGCAGATAACTGATGTAATACCAGCATCTTTACCAACAAATAAGAGCTATGCTTTCCTCTGTGTGATCCATAAAAAATAG
- a CDS encoding inverse autotransporter beta domain-containing protein, which translates to MSPYIGKKFIRFLPYIGSLFLPFVAISSSAIGEKNTEHQTQKVESEKWLNESNNRDNETAGLIAQNVQSVAQVLSSSPSELTEQAKSYALGKINGALFGETQKWLSQFGTARINFAFDRKGKLDNGSLDLLLPLYDNKADWLAFSQLGYRHKDDRHTVNVGLGGRYFTPSWMYGLNTFYDHDVTGKNQRLGVGGEAWTDYVKLSANTYWRLTKWRDSPEEHGWEERPANGFDLLGEFYLPAYPNLGGKLGFEQYYGDNVALFNRDSKQKNPSLGRVGLNYTPVPLVTIGADYKYGGSGHSETLFQANLNYRFGVPFSEQFSPDSVASMRTLAGSRYDLVERNNQIVLDYRKKVEELQLTLAQNAIVGYSLQSWPTPIPVTANAESRVKRIIWQASDAFTQNGGNITSDNNKALHLTLPHFVQNSQNRYTVNVIAEDTNGKHTKPALLHVTVKPLAVKQFRIEKVPSAADGKESYHLLATLTHGLADTDIIRDTPFDNVKWWIEPKNDDVSLEWAKPSKTDADGQLLATVSSSQPLKDAKVFLEIPGMGKKQLGDVNFSSLLSDFNLQSVKPPAEGPLLVGNNDHIFTAVVTNKQGEPLKNQKVDIKWYPETLPEGVKWSSVTDKTDDQGQLFATLSSTKPATGIKVGASMEGGKPVYTDKPVNFVIINADGIQAKFAKQSLPVIFTGDKGYTFTVVVSDKQGHPLKNQFVNIKWYPETLPDGVKWSSVTDKTDEQGQLFATLSSTKQVTNPFNVEISLDGGKNKIDFHDGVTFHYNVIAEPLPMAKQTLFADGVQSFTFKAKLIDKGTNAPLPEGLELNNFIAPSILWAKTEDGHFANVAPGLKPFFQPEKVGPSGEVSMILHSDKPARNVKVGINVNSNSFGAANNTITYFSDYATFVDKSDIRLDDALITKKTHDYKVGDDDDIYQVAVVDSNKNGLPYLDLSKYYKVAWTTGKPTSGNQSDLSVEDITGTTTDDKAFLTAKLKSKGPVQGAKIILTLTPILGGNPLTVESYPVDFQ; encoded by the coding sequence ATGAGTCCATATATTGGTAAGAAGTTCATTCGATTTTTACCTTATATCGGTTCTCTGTTTTTGCCCTTTGTCGCCATCAGTTCATCGGCGATAGGTGAAAAAAACACAGAACACCAAACGCAGAAAGTGGAAAGTGAAAAGTGGCTAAACGAATCAAATAATAGAGACAATGAAACCGCCGGCTTAATTGCACAAAATGTTCAGTCGGTGGCTCAGGTATTATCGTCTTCCCCTTCTGAATTGACCGAACAGGCTAAATCCTATGCGCTGGGAAAAATCAACGGCGCGCTGTTCGGCGAAACCCAGAAATGGTTATCCCAGTTCGGGACAGCCAGAATTAACTTTGCTTTCGACAGAAAAGGCAAGCTGGATAATGGCTCGCTGGATCTGCTGCTGCCGCTCTATGACAATAAAGCGGATTGGCTGGCTTTCTCCCAGTTGGGTTATCGCCATAAAGATGACCGCCATACCGTGAACGTCGGTTTGGGCGGGCGTTATTTTACCCCCAGTTGGATGTACGGGCTGAATACCTTCTATGACCATGATGTCACGGGTAAAAACCAGCGTCTCGGCGTTGGGGGCGAAGCGTGGACCGATTATGTCAAACTCTCCGCCAATACCTACTGGCGCCTGACTAAATGGCGTGATTCACCGGAAGAGCACGGTTGGGAAGAGCGCCCGGCCAACGGTTTTGATCTTCTCGGTGAATTCTATTTACCCGCTTACCCGAATCTGGGCGGTAAGTTAGGCTTTGAACAATATTATGGTGATAACGTCGCCTTGTTCAATCGTGACAGTAAACAGAAAAACCCCAGTCTGGGTCGGGTTGGCCTGAATTATACGCCGGTTCCGTTGGTGACCATCGGTGCGGATTACAAATATGGCGGCAGCGGGCACAGTGAAACCCTGTTTCAGGCCAACCTGAATTATCGGTTTGGTGTGCCTTTTAGTGAGCAGTTCTCGCCGGATAGTGTGGCTTCCATGCGGACACTGGCCGGCAGCCGTTATGATCTGGTGGAAAGAAACAACCAGATTGTGCTGGATTACCGCAAGAAAGTGGAAGAACTGCAATTGACGCTGGCGCAAAACGCGATTGTCGGTTACAGCCTGCAATCCTGGCCAACGCCAATCCCGGTGACGGCAAACGCAGAATCCCGCGTCAAGCGCATCATCTGGCAGGCCAGTGACGCATTTACCCAAAATGGCGGGAACATTACCAGCGATAATAATAAGGCACTGCATCTGACATTGCCTCATTTTGTGCAGAACAGCCAGAATAGGTATACCGTCAATGTCATTGCGGAAGACACTAACGGCAAGCACACCAAGCCGGCTCTTTTGCATGTGACCGTAAAACCTTTGGCTGTAAAACAATTTAGGATTGAAAAAGTTCCTTCTGCTGCTGATGGTAAGGAAAGTTATCACTTATTGGCCACGCTGACGCATGGTCTGGCCGATACCGATATTATCCGCGATACGCCGTTTGATAATGTCAAATGGTGGATTGAGCCGAAAAATGACGACGTGAGCCTTGAGTGGGCAAAACCCAGTAAAACCGATGCTGACGGGCAATTGCTGGCCACGGTAAGCAGTTCCCAGCCGCTGAAAGATGCCAAAGTTTTCCTCGAAATACCGGGCATGGGCAAAAAACAGCTTGGTGATGTTAACTTTAGTAGTCTGCTTTCTGATTTTAACCTTCAGTCAGTTAAGCCACCGGCAGAAGGGCCACTTCTTGTTGGAAACAATGATCATATCTTTACGGCTGTGGTCACCAATAAGCAGGGGGAGCCACTGAAAAACCAAAAAGTGGATATTAAGTGGTATCCAGAGACCTTGCCGGAGGGGGTGAAGTGGTCATCAGTGACAGACAAAACGGATGACCAAGGGCAATTGTTTGCGACCTTAAGTAGTACCAAACCAGCAACAGGGATTAAAGTCGGTGCGTCAATGGAGGGTGGTAAGCCCGTATACACAGATAAGCCCGTAAATTTCGTGATCATTAATGCTGACGGTATTCAAGCTAAGTTTGCCAAACAGTCATTACCCGTCATTTTCACTGGAGATAAGGGTTATACCTTTACGGTTGTGGTCAGTGATAAGCAGGGTCACCCACTGAAAAACCAGTTTGTGAATATTAAATGGTATCCAGAGACCTTGCCGGATGGCGTGAAGTGGTCATCAGTGACAGACAAAACGGATGAGCAGGGGCAATTGTTTGCGACCTTAAGCAGTACCAAGCAGGTAACCAATCCGTTCAACGTCGAAATCTCCCTGGATGGTGGTAAGAACAAAATCGACTTCCATGATGGTGTGACGTTCCATTATAACGTTATAGCTGAACCGCTCCCAATGGCAAAACAGACACTTTTCGCCGATGGTGTCCAAAGTTTTACCTTTAAGGCAAAACTTATAGATAAAGGTACGAATGCTCCGTTGCCTGAAGGACTGGAGCTGAATAATTTTATTGCACCGTCGATTCTTTGGGCAAAAACTGAAGATGGCCATTTTGCCAATGTTGCTCCAGGTTTGAAGCCGTTTTTCCAACCTGAGAAAGTAGGCCCTTCTGGGGAAGTGTCAATGATCTTACACAGTGACAAGCCAGCAAGAAATGTTAAAGTCGGTATAAACGTGAATTCTAATTCTTTTGGTGCTGCTAATAACACTATAACCTACTTTAGTGATTATGCGACTTTCGTGGATAAGAGTGATATTCGGCTTGATGATGCATTGATAACAAAAAAGACACATGATTATAAGGTTGGCGATGATGATGATATTTACCAGGTTGCAGTAGTGGATTCCAACAAAAATGGTTTACCCTATCTGGATCTGTCGAAGTACTATAAAGTAGCCTGGACCACGGGCAAGCCGACGTCAGGAAATCAGAGTGATCTAAGTGTGGAAGATATTACAGGTACCACCACGGATGATAAAGCGTTCTTAACCGCAAAATTAAAAAGTAAAGGCCCAGTTCAGGGCGCTAAGATCATACTGACGCTTACGCCAATATTAGGTGGCAATCCGTTGACAGTAGAGTCATACCCCGTGGACTTTCAGTAA
- a CDS encoding DUF7823 domain-containing protein, translating into MFKLDWYSSFQPPYDSIAFLFFIVSCEDKDKCQKVLRLLKKDLVVTVDGNTYHFSITDRDSSVDIVDSSNGYIVYVTYRQETMASMAIGDILEQTGKTKHFHFRWYDNINYPDYSK; encoded by the coding sequence ATCTTCAAGTTAGATTGGTATAGTTCTTTTCAACCCCCATATGACTCCATAGCATTTTTATTTTTTATCGTATCCTGTGAAGATAAGGATAAATGCCAGAAAGTGCTAAGGTTACTTAAAAAAGATCTTGTAGTAACGGTTGATGGTAACACCTATCATTTTAGTATTACTGACCGTGATTCTAGTGTTGATATAGTAGATTCATCTAACGGATACATTGTATATGTGACATATCGGCAAGAAACCATGGCCAGCATGGCGATAGGTGACATATTGGAACAAACAGGTAAAACCAAGCATTTCCACTTTCGCTGGTACGATAATATAAATTACCCCGATTACTCCAAATAG
- a CDS encoding IS630 family transposase — MKIHLTPEQKRALELMHDTTRDSRVCDRIKAVLLASEGWTAQMIAQALRIHETTVSRHLKDFIAQEKLTPENGGSESHLSAKQTADLVDYLTANLLHTTAQIVDYVRARWQVSFSVGGMTKWLHRQGFSYKKPKGVPHKFDADKQQQFIDDYQSLKDRAGQNEPILFIDAVHPSQSTKLSYGWMKAGKNQVKVVETTGSRTRLNLLGALNLQRIEDTVIREYPSINAENIAYFFGAIRETYPLSQKIHIILDGAGYHRAELVKEVAYVLNIELHYLPPYSPNLNPIERLWKYMNEQVRNNVYFPDAKTFRETLRHFFHVTLPEKAKELTTRLTDNFQILKPASSS, encoded by the coding sequence ATGAAAATTCATCTGACACCAGAACAAAAACGTGCCCTCGAATTGATGCATGATACCACTCGTGATAGTCGAGTCTGTGATCGCATCAAGGCCGTGCTTTTGGCGTCAGAGGGCTGGACAGCTCAGATGATTGCTCAGGCCTTACGTATTCATGAAACTACGGTAAGCCGTCACCTAAAAGATTTCATCGCGCAGGAAAAACTCACCCCCGAAAATGGCGGTTCTGAAAGCCATCTCTCTGCCAAACAAACCGCCGATCTGGTTGATTATTTGACGGCAAATTTGCTGCATACGACCGCTCAAATTGTGGATTATGTACGAGCTCGTTGGCAGGTGTCTTTCAGCGTGGGAGGCATGACGAAATGGCTTCACCGACAAGGTTTCAGCTACAAAAAGCCAAAGGGCGTTCCTCATAAATTCGATGCGGATAAGCAGCAACAATTTATTGATGACTACCAGTCTCTGAAAGACCGGGCAGGTCAGAATGAACCTATCCTATTTATTGATGCGGTGCATCCTTCGCAGTCCACAAAGCTCAGCTATGGTTGGATGAAAGCGGGGAAAAATCAGGTAAAAGTGGTCGAAACCACCGGCAGTCGTACCCGTCTCAATCTTCTGGGCGCCCTCAATTTACAACGAATTGAAGACACCGTGATCCGTGAATACCCGAGTATCAATGCCGAAAATATCGCGTATTTTTTCGGCGCTATTAGAGAAACTTACCCACTTTCGCAAAAAATTCATATTATTCTGGATGGGGCGGGTTACCACCGGGCAGAATTGGTGAAAGAGGTGGCATATGTCCTTAATATTGAACTGCATTACCTACCGCCTTACAGCCCAAACCTCAATCCAATAGAGCGATTGTGGAAGTATATGAATGAGCAAGTACGTAACAATGTTTATTTTCCGGATGCGAAGACATTCCGTGAAACCCTTCGTCACTTTTTTCATGTCACTTTGCCAGAAAAAGCGAAAGAACTCACGACTAGACTGACTGACAACTTTCAGATTTTAAAACCTGCATCTTCAAGTTAG